The Bacteroidota bacterium genome contains the following window.
GCGACGTGCGCAAGCACTGGCAGAACCGGGTCCAGCACCTGGTCGTGGGTGACGCGATGCGCGTGAACCTCACCTGGTGGCGCCATTCGTCGCGGCAACCCAGAAATTACGCCTAAAAGTTCAAGCGCGAATGTTCAGAAGATTCTGATACAGGCATACAGGGATAAGAAATTTTCTGATGCCAAAGGATTGCCTACTTTCACTGTTCCTATCAATCCAGAGCAATTACAGCATAAACTTCAAGTAAAAAACGACAAAACAACGGCTGCCGGCAATCAGGGAAGCGCGACGAAGTACAGTTTCACGTTACCAGAGGAATTGAAGCTGGATTTTGTGCTCGATAACACCAATACGATACACGGTAATGCCTACCAGGGAATTGGGGTCCCTGATCAGATAGACAACTTGCTCAAGACCGTCTACAATGTTCATGGCCCAACACACCAGCCTAATTATCTTAAAATCGGCTGGAATAAAAAGGAAGTATTCGGTTCGAACAAGACGACGTTCGAGTGCCGGCTTAAAAGCCTCGATATAAATTACGTGCTTTTTAACAGTGAGGGTATTCCGCTTCGCGCAAAAGTCAGCGCATCTTTTGTTGCATTTATCGAAGACGAGAAACGGGTAAAAGAACAAGACAATCAATCGCCCGACCTGACGCATATCCGGAATGCTTTGCCTGGCGATGCGCTGTGGCGAATGACAAACGAAATCTATGGCAGTCCGGATTATGTGACACAGATCGCTCGTTTCAATGATCTTGATTCTTTCAGAGCTATCGCGCCCGGTGCAGATTACCAATTCCCCCCATTCGACAAAAACGAACTTGTCGCCTGAATCCCATGGCTGCCACTACTAACGATCAAATTATTCCTATTGAAGGCGCGCACGAGGCTGTGATCCACGAGATCCTGGTTGAGGGGACAGTTATTAGCCCTAAATATCAAGTGATGAGCATTGATATACGGCTCGAAGTGAATCGCCTTGCTGCTGCGCGCATTGTGCTTCGGGATGGTGAGCCTGCGATTGGCAATTTTGAGATCAGCGAAACGGAAACGTTTAAACCGGGCAACAAAATCAAGATTAACCTTGGCTATGACAGCGATCGCCAGCCATTGTTCGAAGGTATAATCGTCCGACATGCAATTCGATCTCCGCAGTCAGGGCACTCCACGCTCACCATTGAATGCCGGCACGAGGCCGTGAAAATGACCCTTGGGCGCCAGAATAAATATTTCACGAATAGCCTGGATAGCGATGTGATGGAAGAGATTTTGAAGGCATATGGTCTTGCAGGTACCCTAGCGCCTACCTCAGTGATGCACAAGGAAGTCGTTCAGCACTATGCAACAGATTGGGATTTTTTACTGCTACGGGCTGAATTGAATGGACAGCTCGTTTTTCCTGATGGAGGCAAAATATCTGTTGATGAGCCAAAGACAGATACCAAGCCCGTTCTTACACTGACCTATGGTGTAAATCTTATCGAAGTTGAAGCTGAAATGGATGCCTGTTCTCAGTGGAATACCGTAAAAGCTTCATCGTGGGATTATGCCAGACAGGAGCTTTTCGAAGCAGAGTCTGCTACTGCTACATTCACTGAACCGGGAAATATAGCGGGTGCTGCGCTGGCAGAAACTGTCGCTCCAGAGGTTTTCGAGCTGCGCCATGTTGGTCAGGTTGTAACGGAAGAACTGCAGGCATGGACAGATGCAGCATTATTGAAAAGCCGGTTGGCAAAACTCCGGGGTAGAGTAAAAATAAGAGGATTTTCGGGCATCGTCCCCGGTGTATTGGTGAACCTGCAGGGGTGTGGTGCACGATTTAATGGGAATGTATATGTAACCGCCGTTCGTCACGAAGTACATTCTGGCACCTGGTTTTCACACATACAGTTTGGGTTATCTCCTGCCTGGTTCTCGCACAAGACAGACATTGCAGCTCCGCCGGCAAATGGTATGATGGTACCCATGCACGGATTGCAGATTGGTGTTGCAGTCGAATTGGCTGACCCCGATGGCGAACACCGGGTTCTGGTGAGATTGCCTGTGCTGGACAATGAAGCGCGTGGTGTTTGGGCGCGTGTTTCGATGCTGGATGCGGGCGAGAATCGCGGTTCTTTTTTTCGCCCTGAAATTGGGGATGAAGTAGTTGTTGGGTTTCTCAATGATGACCCCCGAGACCCGGTTATTCTGGGGATGCTGCACTCAAGCGCTAAATCTCCCTGGCATATCGCTGACGATGAAAACCACATAAAGGGGTTTCACTCCCGCAACAGTATGCGGATGGTGTTTGATGATGAGAAGACAATTTTGACAGTCGATACGCCCGCCGGCAACAAGCTGGTCTTCAGCGAGGACGATGCAAGCATTACGATTGAGGACCAGCATGGTAACCTTATCAAAATGAGTGATGCTGGGATAGCGTTGAACAGTGTCAAATATATCAAGATGGAAGCGGCCGCAAATATCGAAATCAAAGCGGCGACTAACCTCACAGCAGAAGGCGGTGCCAATGTGGATGTGTCGGCCGGCGCCGCCATAAGCGCTAAGGGTAGTGCTTCAGCAGAGTTTTCGTCGTCCGGTGCAACAGCGCTCAAAGGGTCCGTTGTTCAAATTAATTA
Protein-coding sequences here:
- the vgrG gene encoding type VI secretion system tip protein VgrG, whose amino-acid sequence is MAATTNDQIIPIEGAHEAVIHEILVEGTVISPKYQVMSIDIRLEVNRLAAARIVLRDGEPAIGNFEISETETFKPGNKIKINLGYDSDRQPLFEGIIVRHAIRSPQSGHSTLTIECRHEAVKMTLGRQNKYFTNSLDSDVMEEILKAYGLAGTLAPTSVMHKEVVQHYATDWDFLLLRAELNGQLVFPDGGKISVDEPKTDTKPVLTLTYGVNLIEVEAEMDACSQWNTVKASSWDYARQELFEAESATATFTEPGNIAGAALAETVAPEVFELRHVGQVVTEELQAWTDAALLKSRLAKLRGRVKIRGFSGIVPGVLVNLQGCGARFNGNVYVTAVRHEVHSGTWFSHIQFGLSPAWFSHKTDIAAPPANGMMVPMHGLQIGVAVELADPDGEHRVLVRLPVLDNEARGVWARVSMLDAGENRGSFFRPEIGDEVVVGFLNDDPRDPVILGMLHSSAKSPWHIADDENHIKGFHSRNSMRMVFDDEKTILTVDTPAGNKLVFSEDDASITIEDQHGNLIKMSDAGIALNSVKYIKMEAAANIEIKAATNLTAEGGANVDVSAGAAISAKGSASAEFSSSGATALKGSVVQIN